The following proteins are encoded in a genomic region of Pleuronectes platessa unplaced genomic scaffold, fPlePla1.1 scaffold_26, whole genome shotgun sequence:
- the LOC128436416 gene encoding uncharacterized protein LOC128436416 gives MPVHKGNIPHQNDINQWHHLKNIHLPELDCEIELLIGSDVPKALEPLQVIRSVGDGPYAVKTMLGWTVNGPLGRKEDERKPEEAVERLAEQKRRQDEEERKRIEEEKVRREEEQRLRSQEEALERLAEEKRRQAEERKRIEEEEKVRREEEQMILRKRQEEEEQVRREEQQQRERLEEEKKRREEQERKRVEEERIRMEEERVQEDRRREESIRRQEEECRLA, from the coding sequence atgcctgtgcacaaagggaacatcccacatcaaaatgacatcaatcagtggcatcatttaaagaatattcactTACCTGAACTGGACTGTGAGATTGAGTTGCTGATTGGCTCCGATGTACCAAAGGCTCTGGAACCACTTCAAGTCATCAGGAGTGTGGGAGATGGACCATATGCCGTCAAAACAATGCTCGGCTGGACAGTTAACGGACCtctgggaagaaaagaagatgaaaggaaaccagaagaagctgttgagagactggctgagcagaaaagaagacaagatgaggaagaaagaaaaaggattgaagaagagaaggttagacgagaggaagagcagaggttgaggagccaagaagaagctcttgagaggttggctgaggagaagcggagacaggctgaagaaagaaaaaggattgaagaagaagagaaagttagacgggaggaagagcaaatgattttgaggaagagacaagaagaggaggagcaggttaggagagaagaacaacaacagcgtgagagactagaggaggaaaagaagagacgagaggaacaagaaagaaagagagttgaggaggaaaggattaggatggaggaagagagggtccaggaagacaggaggagagaagagagtatcaggagacaagaggaagagtgtAGGTTAGCCtag